A stretch of the Cucurbita pepo subsp. pepo cultivar mu-cu-16 chromosome LG16, ASM280686v2, whole genome shotgun sequence genome encodes the following:
- the LOC111776720 gene encoding transcription factor PCL1-like isoform X1 produces the protein MEKNRECRFGDGNGCINGDERVFQWEDGLPDTEKLTPLSQSLVSQELASAFRILMEPHRSISDVKSASKTTILNICDGQSEGYRGFELNYDQTRGEDAAMIESDEVINVDELGSDSRKLRRIDCFKEANSAPRGESLIEDAALARTLKRPRVAWTPQLHKRFVDVVSHLGLKEAAPKAIMRLMNVEGLTRENVASHLQKYRLYLKRTQPSSTTDEATQNSHDSAPSADSQGNGYFPSTFPMTYAPSPMMPMMFYSMGAHGHGLSHTGMPMVNLSTVPTHSCSTKGQHD, from the coding sequence ATGGAGAAGAACAGGGAGTGCCGATTTGGTGATGGTAATGGTTGTATAAATGGCGATGAAAGAGTTTTTCAGTGGGAGGACGGCCTCCCCGACACAGAAAAATTAACGCCTCTTTCTCAATCGCTGGTATCGCAGGAACTGGCTTCGGCGTTCAGGATTTTGATGGAACCTCATCGGAGTATATCTGATGTTAAGTCGGCGTCGAAGACGACGATATTGAATATTTGCGACGGACAATCGGAAGGATACAGAGGTTTCGAGCTTAATTACGATCAGACGCGGGGGGAAGACGCCGCGATGATTGAATCGGACGAGGTGATAAATGTAGATGAGTTGGGATCCGATTCGCGGAAATTGAGGAGGATTGATTGTTTTAAAGAAGCAAATTCTGCGCCTCGGGGGGAGAGCTTGATCGAGGATGCGGCATTGGCTCGAACCTTGAAGCGGCCGAGGGTTGCATGGACTCCGCAATTGCACAAACGGTTCGTGGACGTGGTTTCTCATCTAGGGCTCAAAGAAGCAGCTCCCAAAGCCATTATGCGATTGATGAATGTCGAGGGATTGACTCGCGAGAACGTTGCCAGTCATCTTCAGAAGTATCGACTTTACTTGAAGAGGACACAACCATCCTCAACGACTGACGAGGCGACACAGAACTCACATGATTCTGCTCCCAGTGCCGATTCACAAGGAAACGGCTATTTTCCATCTACTTTTCCGATGACTTATGCGCCATCTCCGATGATGCCTATGATGTTCTATAGTATGGGAGCTCACGGCCACGGTCTTAGTCATACCGGCATGCCGATGGTTAACCTGAGCACTGTACCGACCCACTCGTGTAGCACGAAAGGGCAGCATGATTGA
- the LOC111776720 gene encoding transcription factor LUX-like isoform X2, giving the protein MELASAFRILMEPHRSISDVKSASKTTILNICDGQSEGYRGFELNYDQTRGEDAAMIESDEVINVDELGSDSRKLRRIDCFKEANSAPRGESLIEDAALARTLKRPRVAWTPQLHKRFVDVVSHLGLKEAAPKAIMRLMNVEGLTRENVASHLQKYRLYLKRTQPSSTTDEATQNSHDSAPSADSQGNGYFPSTFPMTYAPSPMMPMMFYSMGAHGHGLSHTGMPMVNLSTVPTHSCSTKGQHD; this is encoded by the exons ATG GAACTGGCTTCGGCGTTCAGGATTTTGATGGAACCTCATCGGAGTATATCTGATGTTAAGTCGGCGTCGAAGACGACGATATTGAATATTTGCGACGGACAATCGGAAGGATACAGAGGTTTCGAGCTTAATTACGATCAGACGCGGGGGGAAGACGCCGCGATGATTGAATCGGACGAGGTGATAAATGTAGATGAGTTGGGATCCGATTCGCGGAAATTGAGGAGGATTGATTGTTTTAAAGAAGCAAATTCTGCGCCTCGGGGGGAGAGCTTGATCGAGGATGCGGCATTGGCTCGAACCTTGAAGCGGCCGAGGGTTGCATGGACTCCGCAATTGCACAAACGGTTCGTGGACGTGGTTTCTCATCTAGGGCTCAAAGAAGCAGCTCCCAAAGCCATTATGCGATTGATGAATGTCGAGGGATTGACTCGCGAGAACGTTGCCAGTCATCTTCAGAAGTATCGACTTTACTTGAAGAGGACACAACCATCCTCAACGACTGACGAGGCGACACAGAACTCACATGATTCTGCTCCCAGTGCCGATTCACAAGGAAACGGCTATTTTCCATCTACTTTTCCGATGACTTATGCGCCATCTCCGATGATGCCTATGATGTTCTATAGTATGGGAGCTCACGGCCACGGTCTTAGTCATACCGGCATGCCGATGGTTAACCTGAGCACTGTACCGACCCACTCGTGTAGCACGAAAGGGCAGCATGATTGA
- the LOC111776719 gene encoding pentatricopeptide repeat-containing protein At5g59600: protein MLSLAGGAAFLKATNRFPAIRRGFCSSSDEYIKLIETYGRDRELNFGRLLHARLIINGLARLTHFAAKLIAFYAACGKISDAREVFDKIPQTNPRRWIVLIGAYSRYGFYTEALSVFCELQRQGSRPSEYIIPSVLKACGHLSDIPTGRKLHALILKYSLESDAYVCSALIDMYAKSGQVEKARRVFESMAGKDLVALNAMVSGYAHHGLAEEALNLVEKMQVLGVKPNLVTWNTLVTGFSQMDEEEMVHELFKEMEANGIEPDVVSWTSVISGFVQNFRNEEAFGTFRRMLNAGLWPTSATISSLLPACASVGNGRRGKEIHGHALVLGVEKDVYVRTALVDMYAKCGYFYEAGMLFWRMSERNSATWNSMIFGYANHGYCNEAIALFHQMKDNDEKKLDHLTFTAVLTACAHAGMVDLGKSLFQLMQTKHGIVPRVEHYACMVDVFGRAGKLAEAYDIIKTMPVEPDLYVWGALLGACRKHGEIELAEEAAKHLAELEPGSVGNSLLLSDLYANAGSWGHVVKLKSLMKKRKLKRFPGCSWIATA from the coding sequence ATGCTCTCTCTTGCCGGCGGCGCTGCATTTCTCAAGGCTACGAACAGATTTCCGGCCATCCGCCGCGGGTTTTGTTCCTCATCCGATGAGTATATTAAGCTCATCGAGACGTATGGACGCGATCGAGAACTGAACTTCGGGAGGTTACTTCACGCTCGATTGATCATCAACGGACTAGCCCGTTTGACACATTTTGCTGCGAAGCTCATAGCCTTCTACGCTGCGTGTGGAAAAATCAGCGATGCACGGGAGGTGTTCGACAAAATTCCCCAAACAAATCCCCGCCGGTGGATTGTCTTGATTGGGGCCTATTCTCGTTATGGGTTTTACACAGAAGCTCTGAGTGTATTTTGTGAGCTGCAGAGACAAGGCTCCAGGCCTAGCGAGTACATCATTCCCAGTGTCTTGAAAGCATGTGGTCACCTCTCCGACATCCCCACAGGGAGAAAATTGCATGCGTTAATCCTTAAATACTCGCTTGAATCCGATGCTTATGTCTGCAGTGCGTTGATAGATATGTATGCAAAAAGTGGACAGGTCGAGAAGGCTCGGCGAGTGTTTGAATCAATGGCTGGGAAGGATTTGGTGGCATTGAACGCCATGGTTTCAGGCTATGCCCACCATGGATTGGCAGAGGAAGCTCTGAATCTGGTGGAGAAGATGCAAGTATTGGGTGTAAAACCCAACTTGGTGACTTGGAACACTTTGGTTACAGGCTTTTCTCAGATGGATGAAGAAGAGATGGTTCATGAGCTTTTCAAAGAGATGGAAGCCAATGGGATAGAACCAGATGTAGTGTCTTGGACATCTGTGATATCTGGGTTTGTACAGAATTTCAGAAATGAGGAGGCTTTTGGAACATTTAGAAGGATGTTGAATGCTGGGCTATGGCCAACTTCTGCTACAATCAGTAGCCTTTTGCCTGCTTGTGCGTCGGTGGGGAACGGGCGGCGTGGGAAGGAGATTCATGGGCATGCTCTGGTTCTTGGAGTTGAAAAGGATGTTTATGTGAGGACTGCCCTGGTTGATATGTATGCAAAATGTGGCTATTTTTATGAAGCAGGGATGCTATTTTGGAGGATGTCTGAAAGGAATTCAGCTACTTGGAACTCCATGATATTTGGGTATGCAAATCATGGATACTGCAATGAAGCAATAGCGCTTTTTCATCAGATGAAGGATAATGATGAGAAGAAACTTGATCATCTGACATTTACAGCAGTTCTCACTGCTTGCGCCCATGCTGGGATGGTTGATCTAGGGAAGAGTTTGTTCCAATTGATGCAAACTAAACATGGTATTGTTCCTAGAGTAGAGCATTATGCCTGTATGGTCGACGTATTCGGTCGGGCAGGGAAGCTGGCGGAGGCTTACGATATTATTAAGACGATGCCAGTTGAGCCGGATTTATATGTATGGGGAGCTTTATTAGGTGCATGTAGGAAGCATGGAGAAATTGAACTAGCAGAGGAAGCAGCCAAACATTTAGCGGAATTGGAACCTGGGAGTGTTGGGAACAGCTTGTTATTGTCTGATCTATATGCTAATGCAGGCAGTTGGGGACATGTTGTGAAGCTAAAGagtttgatgaagaagaggaagctCAAGAGATTTCCTGGATGCAGTTGGATAGCTACAGCTTAG